A stretch of the Lolium perenne isolate Kyuss_39 chromosome 3, Kyuss_2.0, whole genome shotgun sequence genome encodes the following:
- the LOC127341334 gene encoding strigolactones hydrolase CXE15-like, with the protein MTGDTAPHLVEEIPGVLQLLSDGSVLRGDESVLWPKDPLPDVPGVQWKDVLYHAAHGLSVRVYRPESSSSVSVAGSSSKLPVLVYFHGGGYCLGSYTQPHFHTYCLRAAAELPAVVLSVQYRLAPEHRLPAAIEDGADFLSWLRGQAELAGAGSADPWLAESADFARTFISGASAGANLAHHVTVHAVSTQTQLGLNPLRVAGYVLLSAFFGGSDRTAAEADPPAGVTLTVEGSDKLWRISLPVGASRDHPLSNPFGPESPSLAPVDLPPVLVVAPEIDVLRDRVLGYAARLKEMGKSVEVAEFEGERHGFSVLQPFGEPANELMRVLRRFMYTGVTSPTER; encoded by the coding sequence ATGACAGGCGACACGGCGCCGCACCTCGTGGAGGAGATCCCGGGCGTCCTCCAGCTCCTCAGCGACGGCTCCGTCCTCCGCGGCGACGAATCCGTGCTCTGGCCAAAGGACCCGTTGCCGGACGTCCCCGGCGTGCAGTGGAAGGATGTCCTGTACCACGCCGCGCACGGCCTCAGCGTCCGCGTGTACAGGCCGGAGTCGTCGTCCTCGGTGTCGGTGgccggcagcagcagcaagctCCCGGTGCTGGTGTACTTCCACGGCGGCGGATACTGCCTCGGCTCCTACACGCAGCCCCACTTCCACACGTACTGCCTCCGGGCCGCCGCCGAGCTCCCGGCCGTCGTGCTGTCCGTCCAGTACCGCCTCGCCCCCGAGCACCGCCTCCCCGCGGCCATCGAGGACGGCGCGGACTTCCTTTCCTGGTTGCGCGGCCAGGCCGAGCTCGCAGGCGCCGGCTCTGCCGACCCGTGGCTCGCGGAGTCGGCTGATTTCGCCCGGACGTTCATCTCCGGCGCCTCGGCCGGCGCCAACCTGGCCCACCACGTCACTGTCCATGCCGTCTCGACGCAGACACAGCTCGGGCTCAACCCGTTGCGCGTTGCCGGGTACGTCCTCCTGTCCGCGTTCTTCGGCGGCTCAGATCGCACGGCGGCGGAGGCCGACCCTCCGGCGGGCGTGACCCTGACGGTCGAAGGATCCGACAAGCTCTGGCGCATCTCGCTGCCGGTTGGGGCGAGCAGGGACCACCCGTTGTCCAACCCGTTCGGCCCCGAGAGCCCCAGCCTCGCGCCGGTGGACCTCCCGCCGGTGCTCGTGGTGGCGCCGGAGATCGACGTGCTCCGTGACCGCGTCCTGGGGTACGCGGCAAGGCTGAAGGAGATGGGGAAGTCCGTCGAAGTCGCCGAGTTCGAGGGAGAGCGGCACGGTTTCTCCGTCCTCCAGCCGTTCGGCGAGCCTGCCAACGAGCTGATGCGAGTGCTCAGGCGGTTCATGTATACTGGCGTCACCAGCCCAACTGAGCGCTGA
- the LOC127339277 gene encoding uncharacterized protein, producing MAATNELSIKLLVDAKGQKVYFGEAGSDVVEFLSGLLSLPLGTVTDLLTKERMVGSVGNVLGSMEKLDAKYKSKGLQLSPAVGAATLSRLQQLLGLRQLSNGNSSYDSHDDNGISNHQVLYTCKGKKQTCANFLSTVSGSACPGCSCVMNKATGQLLVNAKGSVYTVEDDLSVSPSANAVSGAVTLLARYGVKDLNEKTVKIGKEEALGILAASLKSKTVLTDVFLPKIYAGLKRKAFSQFFNGEDEDDEKEDEDDEKEEDDDDDDDEEEEEEEEEEEEDDDEDE from the exons ATGGCTGCCACCAACGAGCTATCGATCAAGCTCCTGGTTGACGCCAAGGGACAGAAGGTGTATTTCGGCGAGGCTGGCAGCGACGTCGTGGAGTTCCTGTCGGGCCTCCTCTCACTGCCGTTGGGCACGGTCACCGACCTGCTCACCAAGGAGCGCATGGTTGGCAGCGTCGGCAACGTGCTCGGCAGCATGGAGAAGCTGGACGCTAAGTACAAGAGCAAGGGGTTGCAGCTGAGCCCGGCCGTTGGCGCCGCCACACTATCCCGCCTGCAGCAGCTTCTGGGCTTGCGGCAGCTCAGCAACGGCAACAGCAGCTATGACAGCCATGACGACAACGGCATCAGCAACCACCAAGTCCTCTACACGTGCAAAGGTAAAAAACAGACGTGCGCAAATTTTCTCTCGACGGTCAGCGGCAGCGCCTGCCCTGGCTGCTCGTGTGTGATGAACAAGGCTACAGGTCAGCTGCTTGTCAATGCCAAGGGGTCCGTGTACACTGTCGAGGACGACCTCTCGGTGTCCCCATCCGCCAATGCAGTGTCCGGTGCCGTCACCCTGCTCGCGCGGTATGGCGTCAAGGATCTCAATGAGAAGACAGTCAAGATCGGGAAGGAAGAG GCGCTTGGGATACTGGCTGCTTCGCTTAAGTCCAAGACGGTGCTGACGGATGTGTTCCTGCCGAAGATATATGCTGGATTAAAGAGGAAAGCTTTTTCGCAATTCTTCAATGGAGAAGATGAGGATGATGAGAAAGAGGATGAGGATGATGAGAAagaggaggatgatgatgatgatgatgatgaggaggaggaggaggaggaggaggaggaggaggaggatgacgatgaggATGAATGA